One Colius striatus isolate bColStr4 chromosome 10, bColStr4.1.hap1, whole genome shotgun sequence genomic region harbors:
- the TIE1 gene encoding tyrosine-protein kinase receptor Tie-1 isoform X1 encodes MGFQVYLLLLLLRPAGAILDITLIANVQSLSHSDFFLSCVMGERDVSYLQIERENKIVMTHPKTGFQNYRNHSNHVQARGFSMADLVGILYCLGRTPTEQAQVVYVHNSHNAHLFPVKATQSVNVAEPATFSAKVLKRKQTDVMWKRNGTYYQTTDRGEVRGDLVTLTLPNVSVSENGVYSATFMGDSPLWSAFYRLIVRACPAKKWGPSCEKDCPDCLNGGVCHDHVGECVCPPGFMGTRCERACQEGQFGRNCQETCQRAQGCRGLSFCLPDPYGCSCASGWSGSRCNQACATGYYGPDCALACACQNGGSCNRFSGCVCPAGWHGQRCEKSDRFPQIIQPASELEFNLGSEPIVSCVATGNPLPTSDSVELRKADGTVLKLIKAIIERGQITCEFQVRRLTKADTGLWECRVSTTGGQDSRKVKVNIRVPPAPLSPPRLLAKQSRQLVVSPVDCFSGDGPITSIKLLYKPKDDTSEWSSIVVDNSENITLMNLRPVTAYIVKVQLSRPGDGGEGSKGPEAVMVTECLEPTVKPVIEGWSIEEKNTLHVNWKLPSNHEPAHGFIVHLFDSARQLVCKKNITSISVLSARIGDLEFNKEYGLEVLVYHCASLGPPSDLYKVMINSKGPSSPRLLSAESVSDTAVKLSWQVPEYPNGGITKYIVELQQVGGTSEPQWIDTDSGAQTTKIVGGLNASTSYQFRVRANSHVPGEWSQPVKAKTLGDGMLSVPPSLGSQSIEQAGIDQQLLLAIVGSVSVTCLTILFALLALFLIKKNFFHRRRTFTYQSGSVSAACPARTVSPAPHVPARSRSRSVASSPDAARPHLHAERGEETILQFNSGTLTLTRRPKPQPEPLSYPILEWEDIKFEDMIGEGNFGQVIRAMIKKDGLKMNAAIKMLKEFASENDHRDFAGELEVLCKLGHHPNIINLLGACENKGYLYIAIEYAPYGNLLDFLRKSRVLETDPAFAKEHGTASTLTSQQLLQFASDVAKGMQYLSEKQFIHRDLAARNILVGENLASKIADFGLSRGEEVYVKKTMGRLPVRWMAIESLNYSVYTTKSDVWSFGVLLWEIVSLGGTPYCGMTCAELYEKLPQGYRMEKPRNCDDEVYELMRQCWRDRPYERPPFAQISMQLIRMLEARKAYVNMALFENFTYAGIDATAEEA; translated from the exons CCCACCTCTTCCCAGTGAAGGCCACGCAGTCTGTGAATGTTGCTGAGCCGGCCACTTTCTCTGCCAAAGTCCTCAAGAGGAAGCAGACGGACGTTATGTGGAAAAGAAATG GTACCTACTACCAGACCACGGACCGAGGGGAGGTGCGGGGTGACCTTGTCACCCTGACGCTCCCCAACGTCAGCGTGAGTGAAAATGGTGTCTACAGTGCCACGTTCATGGGGGACAGCCCTCTGTGGAGTGCCTTCTACCGCCTGATTGTGAGAG CCTGCCCTGCAAAGAAATGGGGCCCGTCCTGTGAGAAGGACTGTCCCGACTGTCTGAACGGCGGCGTCTGCCACGACCATGTTGGCGAATGCGTCTGCCCTCCCGGGTTCATGGGCACCCGCTGCGAGCGAG CCTGCCAGGAAGGACAGTTTGGCCGCAACTGCCAGGAGACGTGTcagagagcccagggctgcaggggacTGAGCTTCTGCCTGCCGGATCCCTACGGCTGCTCCTGCGCCTCAGGCTGGAGTGGCTCCCGCTGCAACCAAG cctgtgccacaggatATTACGGCCCCGACTGTGCCCTGGCGTGCGCCTGCCAAAACGGGGGCAGCTGTAACCGCTTCAGCGGCTGCGTCTGCCCGGCGGGCTGGCACGGGCAGCGCTGCGAGAAGTCAG ATCGCTTTCCCCAGATCATCCAGCCGGCCTCAGAGCTGGAGTTCAACCTGGGCTCGGAGCCCATCGTCAGCTGCGTGGCCACTGGCAACCCGCTGCCCACCAGCGACAGCGTGGAGCTGCGCAAGGCCGATGGCACCGTGCTCAAG CTCATCAAAGCGATCATCGAGCGAGGGCAGATCACCTGCGAGTTTCAGGTGCGGCGCCTGACGAAGGCAGACACGGGGCTCTGGGAGTGCCGGGTCTCCACAACCGGGGGCCAGGACAGCCGGAAAGTCAAGGTTAACATCCGAG TGCCGCCAGCGCCGCTGAGCCCCCCCCGTCTGCTGGCCAAGCAGAGCCGCCAGCTCGTGGTGTCTCCTGTGGACTGCTTCTCTGGGGACGGGCCCATCACCTCCATAAAGCTGCTCTACAAGCCCAAGGACGACACCTCGGAGTGGTCATCCATTGTGG TTGACAACAGCGAGAACATCACCCTCATGAACCTCCGGCCAGTGACCGCCTACATCGTCAAGGTGCAGCTGAGCCGGCCGGGGGACGGTGGGGAGGGCAGCAAGGGGCCCGAGGCTGTCATGGTGACTGAGTGCCTTG AGCCCACAGTCAAGCCTGTGATTGAAGGCTGGTCCATAGAGGAGAAAAACACACTCCACGTCAACTGGAAATTGCCAAGTAACCACGAGCCGGCACATGGGTTCATCGTCCACCTCTTCGACTCCGCAAGGCAGCTGGTCTGTAAGAAAAACATCACGTCCATCTCTGTGCTCTCTGCCCGCATCGGGGACCTGGAGTTCAACAAGGAATATGGGCTGGAAGTGCTGGTGTACCACTGCGCCAGCCTGGGGCCTCCCTCCGACCTCTACAAGGTCATGATCAACAGCAAAG ggccctcctcccCACGGCTGCTCTCAGCAGAGTCCGTGTCCGACACTGCTGTCAAGCTGTCCTGGCAGGTCCCTGAGTACCCCAACGGGGGCATCACCAAGTACATcgtggagctgcagcaggtgGGGGGCACCAGCGAGCCTCAGTGGATCGACACCGACAGCGGTGCCCAGACCACCAAGATCGTTGGAGGCCTCAATGCCAGCACCAGCTACCAGTTTCGTGTCCGTGCCAACTCCCATGTGCCGGGGGAATGGAGCCAGCCTGTGAAAGCCAAGACCCTGGGGGACG GAATGCTGAGTGTGCCACCCAGCCTGGGGAGCCAGAGCATCGAGCAGGCAGGAATAgaccagcagctgctcttggccATCGTTGGCTCTGTGTCTGTCACCTGCCTCACCATCCTCTTTGCCCTCCTGGCACTTTTCCTCAtcaagaagaactttttccacCGCCGCCGCACCTTTACGTACCAGTCTGGCTCGGTGAGTGCCGCCTGCCCCGCCAGGACCGTGTCCCCAGCTCCCCACGTCCCAGCCCGATCCAGGTCACGCTCCGTAGCTTCCAGTCCGGATGCAGCCAGACCTCACCTCCACGCGGAGAGG GGGGAAGAGACCATCCTGCAGTTTAACTCGGGGACCCTGACCCTGACACGCCGGCCCAAGCCGcagcctgagcccctcagcTACCCCATCCTGGAGTGGGAAGACATCAAGTTTGAGGACATGATTGGGGAGGGCAACTTCGGGCAGGTCATCAGGGCCATGATCAAAAAGGATGGCCTGAAGATGAACGCGGCCATCAAGATGCTGAAAG AGTTTGCTTCGGAGAATGACCATCGGGACTTCGCCGGGGAGCTGGAGGTGCTGTGCAAACTGGGCCATCACCCCAACATCATCAATTTGCTGGGCGCCTGTGAGAACAAAG GCTACCTGTACATCGCCATTGAGTACGCTCCCTACGGAAACCTGCTCGACTTCCTCCGCAAGAGCCGGGTCTTGGAGACAGACCCGGCCTTTGCCAAGGAGCACGGCACTGCCTCCACCCTcacctcccagcagctcctccagtttGCTTCAGACGTGGCCAAGGGGATGCAGTACCTGAGTGAGAAGCAG TTCATTCACAGGGACCTGGCAGCCAGGAATATTCTGGTGGGGGAAAACCTGGCCTCCAAGATTGCCGACTTCGGCCTCTCCAGAGGGGAGGAGGTCTATGTGAAGAAGACAATG GGCCGCTTGCCAGTTCGCTGGATGGCCATAGAGTCCCTGAACTACAGCGTGTACACCACCAAGAGCGACGT GTGGTCGTTTGGTGTCCTGCTCTGGGAGATCGTCAGCTTGG GGGGGACGCCGTACTGCGGGATGACGTGTGCTGAGCTCTACGAGAAGCTGCCCCAGGGCTACCGCATGGAGAAGCCACGCAACTGCGATGATGAGGT GTACGAGCTGATGCGGCAGTGCTGGCGTGACCGCCCCTATGAGCGCCCGCCCTTCGCCCAGATCTCCATGCAGCTCATCCGCATGCTGGAGGCCAGGAAG GCCTACGTGAACATGGCCCTGTTTGAGAACTTCACCTACGCAGGGATCGATGCCACTGCTGAGGAGGCGTGA
- the TIE1 gene encoding tyrosine-protein kinase receptor Tie-1 isoform X2, with the protein MGFQVYLLLLLLRPAGAILDITLIANVQSLSHSDFFLSCVMGERDVSYLQIERENKIVMTHPKTGFQNYRNHSNHVQARGFSMADLVGILYCLGRTPTEQAQVVYVHNSHNAHLFPVKATQSVNVAEPATFSAKVLKRKQTDVMWKRNGTYYQTTDRGEVRGDLVTLTLPNVSVSENGVYSATFMGDSPLWSAFYRLIVRACPAKKWGPSCEKDCPDCLNGGVCHDHVGECVCPPGFMGTRCERACQEGQFGRNCQETCQRAQGCRGLSFCLPDPYGCSCASGWSGSRCNQACATGYYGPDCALACACQNGGSCNRFSGCVCPAGWHGQRCEKSDRFPQIIQPASELEFNLGSEPIVSCVATGNPLPTSDSVELRKADGTVLKLIKAIIERGQITCEFQVRRLTKADTGLWECRVSTTGGQDSRKVKVNIRVPPAPLSPPRLLAKQSRQLVVSPVDCFSGDGPITSIKLLYKPKDDTSEWSSIVVDNSENITLMNLRPVTAYIVKVQLSRPGDGGEGSKGPEAVMVTECLEPTVKPVIEGWSIEEKNTLHVNWKLPSNHEPAHGFIVHLFDSARQLVCKKNITSISVLSARIGDLEFNKEYGLEVLVYHCASLGPPSDLYKVMINSKGPSSPRLLSAESVSDTAVKLSWQVPEYPNGGITKYIVELQQVGGTSEPQWIDTDSGAQTTKIVGGLNASTSYQFRVRANSHVPGEWSQPVKAKTLGDGMLSVPPSLGSQSIEQAGIDQQLLLAIVGSVSVTCLTILFALLALFLIKKNFFHRRRTFTYQSGSGEETILQFNSGTLTLTRRPKPQPEPLSYPILEWEDIKFEDMIGEGNFGQVIRAMIKKDGLKMNAAIKMLKEFASENDHRDFAGELEVLCKLGHHPNIINLLGACENKGYLYIAIEYAPYGNLLDFLRKSRVLETDPAFAKEHGTASTLTSQQLLQFASDVAKGMQYLSEKQFIHRDLAARNILVGENLASKIADFGLSRGEEVYVKKTMGRLPVRWMAIESLNYSVYTTKSDVWSFGVLLWEIVSLGGTPYCGMTCAELYEKLPQGYRMEKPRNCDDEVYELMRQCWRDRPYERPPFAQISMQLIRMLEARKAYVNMALFENFTYAGIDATAEEA; encoded by the exons CCCACCTCTTCCCAGTGAAGGCCACGCAGTCTGTGAATGTTGCTGAGCCGGCCACTTTCTCTGCCAAAGTCCTCAAGAGGAAGCAGACGGACGTTATGTGGAAAAGAAATG GTACCTACTACCAGACCACGGACCGAGGGGAGGTGCGGGGTGACCTTGTCACCCTGACGCTCCCCAACGTCAGCGTGAGTGAAAATGGTGTCTACAGTGCCACGTTCATGGGGGACAGCCCTCTGTGGAGTGCCTTCTACCGCCTGATTGTGAGAG CCTGCCCTGCAAAGAAATGGGGCCCGTCCTGTGAGAAGGACTGTCCCGACTGTCTGAACGGCGGCGTCTGCCACGACCATGTTGGCGAATGCGTCTGCCCTCCCGGGTTCATGGGCACCCGCTGCGAGCGAG CCTGCCAGGAAGGACAGTTTGGCCGCAACTGCCAGGAGACGTGTcagagagcccagggctgcaggggacTGAGCTTCTGCCTGCCGGATCCCTACGGCTGCTCCTGCGCCTCAGGCTGGAGTGGCTCCCGCTGCAACCAAG cctgtgccacaggatATTACGGCCCCGACTGTGCCCTGGCGTGCGCCTGCCAAAACGGGGGCAGCTGTAACCGCTTCAGCGGCTGCGTCTGCCCGGCGGGCTGGCACGGGCAGCGCTGCGAGAAGTCAG ATCGCTTTCCCCAGATCATCCAGCCGGCCTCAGAGCTGGAGTTCAACCTGGGCTCGGAGCCCATCGTCAGCTGCGTGGCCACTGGCAACCCGCTGCCCACCAGCGACAGCGTGGAGCTGCGCAAGGCCGATGGCACCGTGCTCAAG CTCATCAAAGCGATCATCGAGCGAGGGCAGATCACCTGCGAGTTTCAGGTGCGGCGCCTGACGAAGGCAGACACGGGGCTCTGGGAGTGCCGGGTCTCCACAACCGGGGGCCAGGACAGCCGGAAAGTCAAGGTTAACATCCGAG TGCCGCCAGCGCCGCTGAGCCCCCCCCGTCTGCTGGCCAAGCAGAGCCGCCAGCTCGTGGTGTCTCCTGTGGACTGCTTCTCTGGGGACGGGCCCATCACCTCCATAAAGCTGCTCTACAAGCCCAAGGACGACACCTCGGAGTGGTCATCCATTGTGG TTGACAACAGCGAGAACATCACCCTCATGAACCTCCGGCCAGTGACCGCCTACATCGTCAAGGTGCAGCTGAGCCGGCCGGGGGACGGTGGGGAGGGCAGCAAGGGGCCCGAGGCTGTCATGGTGACTGAGTGCCTTG AGCCCACAGTCAAGCCTGTGATTGAAGGCTGGTCCATAGAGGAGAAAAACACACTCCACGTCAACTGGAAATTGCCAAGTAACCACGAGCCGGCACATGGGTTCATCGTCCACCTCTTCGACTCCGCAAGGCAGCTGGTCTGTAAGAAAAACATCACGTCCATCTCTGTGCTCTCTGCCCGCATCGGGGACCTGGAGTTCAACAAGGAATATGGGCTGGAAGTGCTGGTGTACCACTGCGCCAGCCTGGGGCCTCCCTCCGACCTCTACAAGGTCATGATCAACAGCAAAG ggccctcctcccCACGGCTGCTCTCAGCAGAGTCCGTGTCCGACACTGCTGTCAAGCTGTCCTGGCAGGTCCCTGAGTACCCCAACGGGGGCATCACCAAGTACATcgtggagctgcagcaggtgGGGGGCACCAGCGAGCCTCAGTGGATCGACACCGACAGCGGTGCCCAGACCACCAAGATCGTTGGAGGCCTCAATGCCAGCACCAGCTACCAGTTTCGTGTCCGTGCCAACTCCCATGTGCCGGGGGAATGGAGCCAGCCTGTGAAAGCCAAGACCCTGGGGGACG GAATGCTGAGTGTGCCACCCAGCCTGGGGAGCCAGAGCATCGAGCAGGCAGGAATAgaccagcagctgctcttggccATCGTTGGCTCTGTGTCTGTCACCTGCCTCACCATCCTCTTTGCCCTCCTGGCACTTTTCCTCAtcaagaagaactttttccacCGCCGCCGCACCTTTACGTACCAGTCTGGCTCG GGGGAAGAGACCATCCTGCAGTTTAACTCGGGGACCCTGACCCTGACACGCCGGCCCAAGCCGcagcctgagcccctcagcTACCCCATCCTGGAGTGGGAAGACATCAAGTTTGAGGACATGATTGGGGAGGGCAACTTCGGGCAGGTCATCAGGGCCATGATCAAAAAGGATGGCCTGAAGATGAACGCGGCCATCAAGATGCTGAAAG AGTTTGCTTCGGAGAATGACCATCGGGACTTCGCCGGGGAGCTGGAGGTGCTGTGCAAACTGGGCCATCACCCCAACATCATCAATTTGCTGGGCGCCTGTGAGAACAAAG GCTACCTGTACATCGCCATTGAGTACGCTCCCTACGGAAACCTGCTCGACTTCCTCCGCAAGAGCCGGGTCTTGGAGACAGACCCGGCCTTTGCCAAGGAGCACGGCACTGCCTCCACCCTcacctcccagcagctcctccagtttGCTTCAGACGTGGCCAAGGGGATGCAGTACCTGAGTGAGAAGCAG TTCATTCACAGGGACCTGGCAGCCAGGAATATTCTGGTGGGGGAAAACCTGGCCTCCAAGATTGCCGACTTCGGCCTCTCCAGAGGGGAGGAGGTCTATGTGAAGAAGACAATG GGCCGCTTGCCAGTTCGCTGGATGGCCATAGAGTCCCTGAACTACAGCGTGTACACCACCAAGAGCGACGT GTGGTCGTTTGGTGTCCTGCTCTGGGAGATCGTCAGCTTGG GGGGGACGCCGTACTGCGGGATGACGTGTGCTGAGCTCTACGAGAAGCTGCCCCAGGGCTACCGCATGGAGAAGCCACGCAACTGCGATGATGAGGT GTACGAGCTGATGCGGCAGTGCTGGCGTGACCGCCCCTATGAGCGCCCGCCCTTCGCCCAGATCTCCATGCAGCTCATCCGCATGCTGGAGGCCAGGAAG GCCTACGTGAACATGGCCCTGTTTGAGAACTTCACCTACGCAGGGATCGATGCCACTGCTGAGGAGGCGTGA